From the Cohaesibacter sp. ES.047 genome, one window contains:
- a CDS encoding 2-hydroxy-3-oxopropionate reductase, with the protein MTKIGFIGTGIMGAPMAEHLIAGGHDITAFDAKAVAPTLVAKGVKVAKSSKEVAEANDVIIIMVPDTPHVDAVLFGGNSVSMGLSAGKTVIDMSSISPVATKEFAKKINSLGCEYVDAPVSGGEVGAINATLTIMCGGSEKGFAVAKPLFELMGKNITLVGGNGDGQTCKVANQIVVALNIEAVAEALLFASKAGADPAKVRDALMGGFASSKILEIHGKRMIDRTFEPGFRIELHQKDLNLALSSARAMQMSLPNTATAQELFNACAAHGGSSWDHSALVKALELMASHEVA; encoded by the coding sequence ATGACCAAGATCGGTTTTATCGGAACGGGAATTATGGGAGCTCCGATGGCGGAGCATTTGATTGCTGGAGGGCACGACATCACTGCATTTGACGCGAAGGCTGTTGCGCCGACACTCGTTGCCAAAGGTGTGAAAGTTGCTAAGTCCTCTAAGGAAGTGGCTGAGGCAAATGATGTCATCATCATCATGGTGCCTGATACACCGCATGTAGATGCGGTTCTGTTTGGTGGTAACAGTGTTTCGATGGGCTTGTCGGCGGGCAAAACCGTCATTGACATGAGTTCTATCTCGCCTGTTGCGACTAAGGAATTTGCAAAGAAAATTAATAGTCTGGGATGTGAGTATGTTGACGCTCCCGTGTCTGGCGGTGAGGTCGGTGCTATCAACGCAACTCTGACAATTATGTGCGGAGGCTCCGAAAAGGGGTTTGCAGTCGCCAAGCCTCTGTTTGAGCTGATGGGCAAGAACATTACGCTTGTTGGCGGAAATGGTGATGGCCAAACATGCAAGGTTGCCAATCAGATTGTTGTGGCGCTGAACATAGAAGCCGTCGCCGAGGCGCTTCTCTTTGCTTCAAAGGCTGGAGCTGATCCTGCCAAGGTTCGTGATGCTCTCATGGGAGGATTTGCTTCTTCTAAAATCCTGGAAATCCATGGAAAGCGCATGATTGATCGCACCTTTGAACCAGGGTTTCGTATAGAGCTGCATCAAAAAGACCTGAATCTTGCGCTTTCCAGTGCTCGGGCGATGCAAATGAGCCTTCCAAATACCGCGACAGCCCAGGAATTGTTTAATGCCTGTGCGGCCCATGGCGGCTCTTCCTGGGATCACTCTGCTTTGGTTAAAGCGCTTGAGCTTATGGCTAGCCACGAAGTTGCCTGA
- a CDS encoding LacI family DNA-binding transcriptional regulator, which yields MNGQPTTKATLESVAKLAGVAPSTVSRVLNTPDKVPQKTLDRVNQAISQTGYVPNLIAGSLASNRSRLIAAITPSMANLVYAETMQSFSRVLKDNGYEVLLGESGYDLKAEEKIVTTVLSRRPDAIFLTGIHHTLECRRRLHSAGIPIVESWDITPTPLDLVVGFSHAEVGKSVATYFCDKGYTSFSLASAGDQRAHVRAEAYLKELSARGQTDITPVIREPSPSVALGRSIMSDLLDQKKTPFAVFCSSDVVALGALFEVLARGLSIPDDVAIMGFGNQNFAMYTHPALSTVRVDCINMGEKSAQMLLARLQNEQTEGHSFDVGFEILARETS from the coding sequence ATGAATGGTCAACCAACCACAAAAGCAACACTAGAAAGCGTTGCAAAACTTGCTGGCGTAGCCCCTTCAACGGTATCCCGTGTCTTGAACACACCAGACAAAGTGCCACAGAAGACACTCGATCGTGTCAATCAGGCAATCTCTCAAACCGGCTATGTACCCAATCTAATTGCAGGCAGCCTAGCCTCAAATCGCAGTCGATTGATCGCAGCCATCACACCAAGTATGGCAAACCTTGTCTATGCCGAGACGATGCAGAGCTTTTCCCGCGTTCTGAAGGACAATGGCTATGAGGTATTACTTGGGGAATCCGGATATGACCTTAAAGCTGAAGAGAAAATCGTAACAACCGTTTTAAGCAGGCGACCCGATGCGATTTTCCTAACCGGAATTCATCACACATTGGAGTGTCGCAGACGTCTACATTCGGCAGGGATACCGATTGTCGAATCTTGGGACATCACGCCAACGCCACTAGATCTTGTAGTTGGCTTTTCGCATGCCGAGGTCGGAAAATCAGTTGCCACCTATTTTTGCGACAAGGGATACACAAGTTTTAGCCTCGCCTCGGCTGGCGATCAGAGAGCCCATGTACGCGCCGAAGCTTATCTAAAGGAACTGTCTGCGCGAGGGCAAACCGATATAACACCAGTTATCAGAGAACCCTCCCCCAGCGTTGCTCTCGGGCGTTCCATCATGTCCGACTTGCTAGACCAAAAGAAAACACCGTTTGCCGTTTTCTGCAGCTCTGACGTTGTAGCACTCGGTGCGCTGTTTGAAGTTTTGGCTCGCGGACTGTCAATACCAGACGATGTTGCCATTATGGGATTCGGCAACCAAAATTTTGCCATGTACACCCATCCGGCGTTATCAACTGTTCGGGTCGACTGTATTAACATGGGAGAAAAGTCGGCCCAAATGCTGTTGGCGAGATTACAAAATGAACAAACTGAAGGCCATTCATTCGATGTGGGATTTGAGATATTGGCAAGAGAAACGTCCTGA
- a CDS encoding IS6 family transposase, producing the protein MILNAIAEKLKRKSKDDFKGRQFEAWLIIQAVSWYLRYPLSYRDLEEMFLERGFEVDHSTINRWVLTYAPLIEKRLRRFRKPHCGSIRVDETYIKVRGKWKYLYRAIDKHGNPVDFLLTANRDLDAAKRFFNKMLKDEPLLSPGKIGTDGANTFPSTIKQSVDKGHLRPDPVHYVTKHLQQRIESDHFRVKKNMPRIGGFRSFHAARRTIAGFEAMLWLKKGFDFAETWTVREQNDLIALLFGLQKVNEA; encoded by the coding sequence ATGATTCTCAATGCCATTGCCGAAAAGCTGAAACGAAAATCGAAAGATGACTTCAAAGGCAGACAATTTGAGGCGTGGCTGATCATTCAGGCGGTATCTTGGTATCTGCGTTACCCGTTGAGCTATCGGGATCTCGAAGAAATGTTCCTTGAGCGCGGCTTTGAAGTTGACCATAGCACAATCAACCGATGGGTTCTGACCTACGCTCCCTTGATCGAGAAACGGTTGCGTCGGTTTCGCAAACCCCATTGCGGGTCTATTCGGGTGGATGAAACTTACATCAAGGTGCGGGGGAAGTGGAAATATCTGTACCGAGCCATAGATAAGCACGGCAATCCCGTGGATTTTCTGCTCACCGCCAATAGAGATCTTGATGCAGCAAAGCGTTTCTTCAACAAAATGCTCAAGGATGAGCCGCTCCTGTCGCCGGGCAAGATCGGCACTGACGGTGCCAACACATTCCCGTCAACGATCAAACAATCGGTCGACAAAGGCCACCTGCGGCCGGACCCAGTCCATTATGTTACCAAGCATCTGCAGCAGCGTATTGAGAGTGATCATTTCAGGGTAAAGAAGAATATGCCCAGGATTGGTGGTTTCCGATCCTTCCATGCTGCGAGACGAACCATCGCTGGTTTCGAAGCCATGCTGTGGCTTAAGAAGGGCTTCGACTTCGCGGAGACATGGACCGTTCGCGAACAGAATGATCTCATTGCTCTCCTCTTTGGACTTCAAAAAGTTAACGAAGCATGA
- a CDS encoding type II toxin-antitoxin system RelE/ParE family toxin, with amino-acid sequence MIKSIRHKGLKAYWTKGQTKGLNSDWLPKIRIIMSALDAADEPEEMDFPGSRFHSLKGDMGDYFSVRLTGNFRVIFQFDGEGFILVDIKDYH; translated from the coding sequence ATGATAAAGAGCATTCGACATAAGGGTCTGAAGGCCTATTGGACCAAGGGACAGACAAAAGGTCTAAACTCAGATTGGCTACCGAAGATCCGGATTATCATGTCGGCTCTCGACGCTGCTGATGAACCGGAAGAGATGGACTTTCCGGGTTCTCGCTTTCATAGCCTGAAAGGAGATATGGGTGACTATTTCTCAGTTCGGCTCACAGGGAACTTCCGGGTCATCTTTCAGTTCGACGGCGAAGGTTTCATTCTGGTTGATATCAAGGACTATCACTAA
- a CDS encoding HigA family addiction module antitoxin, giving the protein MINKHVSVSATHPGELLREIILPDIPMSKVAIAEALQISRQTLYDILNEKQPITAEMAIRFGKLLGNGASFWLNMQRSYDLEKAKLSIDVSSIPTIKAAS; this is encoded by the coding sequence ATGATCAATAAACACGTATCCGTTTCAGCAACACACCCTGGCGAGCTACTTAGAGAAATCATCTTGCCTGATATTCCGATGAGCAAGGTAGCGATTGCTGAAGCTCTGCAGATCTCCCGCCAGACGCTGTATGACATTCTCAATGAGAAACAGCCCATCACGGCTGAGATGGCTATTCGCTTTGGCAAGCTCCTCGGCAATGGAGCTAGCTTTTGGCTGAACATGCAGCGCAGCTATGATTTGGAGAAGGCAAAACTATCGATCGATGTTTCCTCCATTCCAACAATCAAGGCGGCCAGCTGA
- a CDS encoding recombinase family protein, which yields MRLFGYARVSTSQQSLDGQMKALKEAGVRENRIFSDKATGSNLNRSGLDLLRLKVEEGDAILIKKLDRLGRNTEDMITLIKEFDAMRVSIRFLDDGISTEGTMGKMVVTILSAVADAERQRILERTNEGRLEAKAKGVRFGRKPSVDRKAVRSLHAQGVGATEIANRLKIGRSTVYKVLTD from the coding sequence ATGCGTCTGTTCGGCTATGCTCGGGTTTCGACCTCCCAACAGTCCCTCGATGGACAGATGAAGGCACTCAAAGAGGCTGGCGTTCGAGAGAACAGGATCTTCTCCGACAAAGCGACCGGCTCCAACCTCAATCGATCCGGACTTGATCTACTCCGCCTCAAGGTGGAAGAAGGCGATGCCATTCTGATCAAGAAGCTGGATCGCCTCGGGCGCAATACAGAAGACATGATTACGCTCATCAAAGAATTCGATGCGATGCGTGTTTCGATCCGGTTTCTGGATGATGGCATCAGCACCGAAGGAACGATGGGAAAGATGGTCGTCACCATCTTATCGGCGGTGGCCGATGCTGAACGGCAAAGGATCCTGGAGCGGACCAATGAGGGGCGGCTGGAAGCAAAAGCCAAAGGCGTTCGTTTTGGTCGTAAGCCAAGCGTGGACCGTAAGGCCGTTCGCTCTCTCCATGCTCAAGGCGTCGGCGCAACCGAGATTGCCAATCGGCTGAAGATCGGTCGTTCAACTGTCTATAAGGTGCTGACGGATTAG
- a CDS encoding type II toxin-antitoxin system ParD family antitoxin: MPSTKRSFIVGDRYDAFIAQQIEEGRFNNASEVVRAGLRMLEDYETRLAEARALVDAADAEIAAGKGIEYANTQSLTEDIIKRGMVRLAQKD; this comes from the coding sequence ATGCCAAGTACCAAACGGTCTTTTATCGTCGGTGATCGCTATGACGCCTTCATTGCTCAACAGATAGAAGAAGGACGTTTCAATAATGCCAGCGAGGTTGTGCGAGCAGGCTTGAGAATGCTTGAGGATTATGAGACACGCCTTGCAGAAGCCCGTGCATTAGTTGATGCAGCAGACGCTGAAATTGCAGCAGGCAAAGGTATCGAATACGCAAACACCCAAAGCCTGACAGAAGACATTATCAAGCGGGGGATGGTGCGATTAGCCCAAAAAGATTAG
- a CDS encoding type II toxin-antitoxin system RelE/ParE family toxin: MSPKRLVLAPKAQDDLTGIFVYIAQEEDVGTAATFVADLTAKIQWIADTDFPGVPRDWIRPGLKALPYRKRCIYFRTDEDTVTVLRIIHGRQDVEAQEFG; encoded by the coding sequence ATTAGCCCAAAAAGATTAGTTCTTGCCCCCAAAGCGCAAGATGACCTCACGGGGATATTCGTTTACATCGCCCAAGAAGAAGACGTTGGCACAGCAGCAACCTTTGTTGCCGACCTAACAGCCAAAATTCAATGGATTGCCGACACTGACTTCCCCGGCGTTCCTCGCGACTGGATCCGTCCAGGCTTGAAGGCTCTTCCCTATCGCAAACGTTGCATATATTTCCGCACCGATGAAGACACTGTCACCGTTTTGCGCATCATTCACGGACGACAAGACGTTGAGGCGCAGGAGTTTGGATAG
- a CDS encoding nucleotidyltransferase, producing the protein MAVNENQLETWSAQGSIQQSAATYKTISGVLNDTGSPYCLKSFDTFLQGSYGNDTNVWADSDVDVVIRLTSVFYSDTDALSQGDKANYDQNRSTAEYSLGTFKEEVTDWLTKNLGQGVKAGSKAIYVPGNNNRRDADVLACAEHRIYHNYPANGNPSYLEGIMFWSKDGEQIINYPKQHSSNCTTKHQNTNGYFKPTVRIFKNIRNRMINEGRLQDGIAPSYFLEGMLYNVPNNLFGTNFQQTVINCFNHIYGIQDKSQLTCANGIHWLLRQGHSVCWSPDNHNTFMEAFKQFWNDF; encoded by the coding sequence ATGGCTGTTAATGAGAACCAGTTGGAAACGTGGTCGGCTCAAGGGAGCATCCAGCAGTCAGCAGCCACTTACAAGACGATCAGCGGTGTACTCAACGACACAGGATCGCCGTATTGTCTGAAGAGCTTCGACACCTTTCTGCAGGGTTCGTATGGTAACGATACGAACGTTTGGGCCGACAGTGACGTGGATGTAGTCATTCGGCTCACGTCAGTATTTTATTCCGACACGGACGCTCTCTCTCAGGGTGACAAAGCCAACTACGACCAAAACCGCTCGACGGCGGAATACTCGCTAGGAACGTTCAAGGAAGAGGTGACGGATTGGCTGACCAAGAACCTTGGCCAAGGTGTCAAAGCCGGCAGCAAGGCGATCTACGTCCCCGGCAACAATAACCGCCGTGATGCAGATGTGCTAGCTTGCGCAGAGCACCGCATTTACCACAACTATCCGGCCAACGGAAATCCGTCGTACCTTGAAGGTATCATGTTTTGGTCCAAGGACGGCGAGCAGATCATCAATTACCCCAAGCAGCACTCCTCCAACTGCACAACCAAACACCAGAACACGAACGGCTATTTCAAGCCCACGGTGCGCATATTCAAGAACATCCGGAACCGAATGATCAACGAGGGACGGTTGCAGGATGGAATTGCCCCTTCATACTTCTTGGAGGGCATGCTCTACAACGTGCCCAACAACCTTTTTGGCACCAACTTCCAGCAGACGGTCATCAACTGCTTCAACCACATTTACGGGATACAGGACAAATCACAGCTTACCTGCGCCAACGGCATCCATTGGCTACTCCGCCAAGGGCATTCGGTGTGCTGGTCGCCGGATAATCACAACACTTTCATGGAGGCATTTAAGCAGTTCTGGAATGACTTCTGA
- a CDS encoding patatin-like phospholipase family protein, with the protein MTDSKQRIGPYRILSLDGGGAKGFYTLGVLAEIEGLVGCRLHEKFDLVFGTSTGAIIASMIAVGMSVDEIHMHYKTYVPEIMRLKTPEQKSAKLAALAKEIFNDQKFDAVKTAVGIVTTKWAIERPMIFKGSMEQAHGRKGTFLPGFGVTIGDAVQASCSAYPFFSPKTITTADGDEVELVDGGYCANNPTLYAIADATGSLNVPRQYLRVVSIGVGIYPSPKPSLFSKMWWAKYLLSVQLLQKTLEINTQSMDQLRTILFKDVPTVRVNDTFEQPEMATDLFEHDLKKLNILRQRGRESYANNEATLKKFLL; encoded by the coding sequence TTGACCGACTCAAAGCAAAGAATCGGGCCATATCGTATCCTCAGCCTAGACGGCGGTGGTGCAAAGGGGTTCTACACGCTTGGCGTCCTTGCCGAAATTGAAGGGCTTGTCGGCTGCAGACTTCACGAAAAATTCGACCTGGTATTTGGCACCAGCACCGGAGCCATCATTGCGTCAATGATCGCAGTTGGAATGTCAGTCGATGAAATCCATATGCACTACAAAACGTATGTACCAGAGATTATGCGGCTCAAGACGCCTGAACAGAAGTCGGCCAAGCTGGCGGCGTTAGCAAAGGAAATCTTCAATGATCAGAAGTTTGACGCCGTAAAGACGGCGGTAGGCATCGTGACCACGAAATGGGCCATCGAGCGCCCCATGATCTTCAAAGGTAGCATGGAACAGGCCCACGGCCGAAAAGGGACCTTCCTTCCGGGTTTCGGCGTGACCATAGGCGACGCCGTGCAAGCTTCTTGCTCTGCCTACCCCTTCTTCTCTCCCAAAACCATCACTACCGCAGACGGCGACGAGGTGGAGTTAGTCGATGGAGGGTATTGTGCCAATAACCCGACTCTGTACGCAATTGCTGATGCAACCGGCAGCCTGAACGTTCCCCGCCAATATCTCAGGGTGGTCAGCATCGGCGTTGGGATATATCCGAGCCCAAAGCCCTCTCTCTTCAGCAAGATGTGGTGGGCGAAGTACCTGCTCAGCGTGCAACTCCTGCAAAAGACACTGGAAATCAACACGCAGTCAATGGACCAGCTCCGTACCATCCTTTTCAAAGACGTGCCGACGGTGCGGGTCAACGACACCTTCGAGCAACCGGAGATGGCAACAGATCTGTTCGAACACGACCTGAAGAAGCTGAATATATTGCGCCAACGCGGGCGGGAATCCTACGCAAATAACGAAGCCACCCTGAAAAAATTTCTCCTGTAA
- a CDS encoding DUF262 domain-containing protein produces MQDIQGDDKTLEVLLSGSAFGIDYYQREYRWKRKQLQELVDDLYGQFAQTWTPGIPLEKQSKYFLGSIVISKASDVRNIVDGQQRITTLTLLLIYLNHLQQDHTKKVNKIEQLVFDEDPGGPKFKLDIPERNDCMSALLNGESYNPEGKSDSVRNLVDRYDDLDDIFPKSMSPDELNMFIWWIIRNVKLIEITANDDGDAYTIFETMNDRGLSLTPTDMLKGYLLANIEDPDKRLEADKLIKSYLTKFAEFGDNTEADFFKAWLRSQYAKRIRERKKEAKNEDFELIGTEYHRWIRNNAKEVGLNASDDFYQFVIKNMRIFADLYLRLLKASATRKKGLESVKYNADAGFTLQYHIILSAVNADDDKDTAKAKMGVVADFIDSWLNVRFWNYKSNSYSQMQYAAFTVIRSIRGKTLAEVRQALHKRLEEEFEEIDFEYSVRLNQFTSKAIHRQLARFTDWLERQAGEPGRYEDYIVRSGKNAYEVEHILADKFEMFTDEFEDAAAFEEWRNYIGGLLLLPKKVNASLGDDPYRKKLPHYLKANALSQSLHPDFYKNNPGVLKAIKTHKMAFESHKKFGWKEIEQRSNLYCALAALIWSPDRLTE; encoded by the coding sequence ATGCAGGATATCCAAGGTGACGATAAAACACTCGAAGTACTGCTTTCTGGGTCTGCATTTGGGATCGACTACTACCAGCGTGAATACCGGTGGAAGCGAAAGCAGCTTCAAGAACTAGTTGATGACCTTTACGGCCAGTTTGCGCAGACCTGGACCCCCGGCATACCACTGGAAAAGCAGTCGAAATACTTCCTCGGCTCCATTGTTATCAGCAAGGCGAGCGATGTGCGCAACATCGTTGATGGACAACAGCGCATAACGACGTTGACGCTGCTTTTGATCTATCTGAACCATCTGCAGCAGGACCACACGAAGAAGGTCAACAAGATCGAGCAGCTGGTCTTTGACGAGGACCCAGGTGGCCCCAAGTTCAAGCTTGATATCCCGGAACGTAACGACTGCATGTCAGCCCTTCTTAATGGCGAAAGCTACAACCCCGAGGGCAAATCCGACTCTGTTCGCAATCTGGTGGACCGTTACGACGATCTCGATGACATCTTCCCGAAGTCCATGTCGCCTGACGAACTCAACATGTTCATCTGGTGGATCATTCGAAACGTGAAGCTGATCGAGATCACCGCGAACGACGATGGCGACGCTTACACGATCTTCGAGACGATGAACGACAGGGGCCTTTCCCTAACCCCTACAGATATGCTCAAGGGCTATCTTCTGGCCAATATCGAAGACCCGGACAAGCGGCTTGAAGCGGACAAGCTGATCAAATCTTACCTGACCAAGTTCGCCGAGTTTGGCGACAACACCGAGGCAGACTTCTTCAAAGCCTGGCTGCGGTCGCAATATGCCAAGAGGATAAGGGAGCGAAAAAAGGAAGCCAAGAACGAAGACTTCGAGCTGATCGGCACGGAGTATCACCGCTGGATACGCAACAACGCCAAAGAGGTGGGGCTGAACGCAAGCGATGATTTCTACCAGTTCGTCATCAAGAACATGCGCATCTTCGCGGACCTATATTTGCGGCTCCTCAAGGCGTCGGCCACCCGCAAGAAGGGGCTGGAGAGTGTCAAGTACAACGCCGATGCGGGCTTCACGCTCCAGTACCATATCATCCTCTCGGCGGTGAATGCGGATGACGACAAAGACACCGCCAAAGCCAAGATGGGCGTTGTTGCCGACTTCATCGATAGTTGGCTGAACGTCCGCTTCTGGAACTACAAATCCAACAGCTATTCCCAGATGCAGTATGCAGCCTTCACCGTGATCCGCAGCATCCGGGGCAAGACATTAGCCGAGGTGCGGCAGGCGCTTCACAAACGGCTGGAGGAAGAGTTCGAAGAGATCGACTTCGAATACTCGGTGCGGCTCAATCAGTTCACCTCCAAAGCGATCCACCGGCAATTGGCCCGCTTCACCGACTGGCTGGAACGGCAAGCAGGGGAGCCAGGGAGGTACGAGGATTACATCGTCCGCTCCGGCAAGAACGCTTATGAGGTTGAACACATCCTCGCCGACAAGTTTGAGATGTTCACTGACGAGTTCGAGGACGCCGCAGCATTTGAGGAATGGCGCAACTATATTGGCGGGCTGCTGCTGTTGCCCAAGAAGGTGAACGCCAGCCTCGGAGATGATCCGTATAGGAAGAAGCTGCCGCATTACCTAAAAGCCAATGCGCTCTCCCAATCGCTGCATCCGGATTTCTACAAGAACAATCCCGGTGTGCTGAAGGCAATAAAGACGCATAAAATGGCGTTTGAATCCCATAAGAAATTCGGGTGGAAGGAAATCGAGCAACGCTCCAACCTGTACTGCGCCCTCGCGGCTCTGATCTGGTCACCTGACCGGCTGACAGAGTGA
- a CDS encoding thioredoxin family protein: MKQVKVYGPGCKRCETTAQMMRDAAEKLGLEATIDKVTDPKEIAMAGVMSTPGISVDGKLVHSGGLPDESKLEGWLKG, from the coding sequence ATGAAACAGGTAAAGGTCTATGGTCCCGGCTGCAAACGGTGCGAAACAACCGCTCAGATGATGCGTGATGCAGCAGAAAAGCTCGGCCTTGAAGCCACTATTGATAAAGTCACCGATCCGAAAGAAATTGCCATGGCTGGTGTAATGTCGACACCCGGCATTTCGGTCGATGGTAAGCTGGTTCATTCTGGTGGTCTGCCCGATGAGAGCAAACTCGAAGGTTGGCTAAAAGGCTGA
- a CDS encoding permease: protein MLEATSTADGTGNSVSKSGKQGPVLLILGTVVAIGLWWVVYNQLIPLSEAITSLFPIERHSHTGEAIAFFFYDVPKVLMLLTLIVFAMGVVRSWFSAEKTRALLSGKREGVGNVLSAGLGILTPFCSCSAVPLFIGFVSAGVPLGVTFSFLIAAPMVNEVALILLVGLVGWNVALTYLFFGLGIAIVAGWIIGKLKLEGWLQDWVREIHSGANAPTDFAAENLTLHDRYKLGFEAVKEILAKVWLWIILGIGVGALIHGYVPQDLMIDIMGADAWWSVPVAVVMGVPLYTNAAGVIPIVEALLGKGAALGTVLAFMMSVIALSMPEMLILRQVLTLRLIAVFIAVVSCGILAVGFLFNAIF from the coding sequence TCTACGGCGGATGGTACTGGCAATTCGGTTTCAAAATCTGGCAAACAAGGACCAGTCTTGCTCATTCTGGGAACAGTCGTAGCGATTGGCCTTTGGTGGGTAGTCTACAATCAGCTCATTCCTCTCTCTGAAGCCATCACTTCACTCTTTCCCATCGAGCGTCATAGCCACACAGGCGAAGCCATTGCCTTCTTCTTCTATGATGTCCCCAAGGTCCTGATGCTTCTGACCCTCATCGTGTTTGCCATGGGGGTTGTGCGGTCCTGGTTTAGTGCGGAAAAAACCAGAGCGCTTCTCTCCGGCAAGCGAGAGGGGGTCGGCAATGTACTGTCTGCGGGACTGGGTATTCTGACACCATTCTGCTCCTGCTCCGCCGTGCCTCTGTTTATCGGTTTCGTCTCGGCCGGCGTGCCGCTCGGTGTCACATTCTCCTTTCTGATTGCGGCTCCGATGGTCAATGAGGTCGCTCTCATCCTTCTTGTCGGGCTCGTGGGTTGGAATGTTGCTCTGACCTACCTCTTCTTCGGATTGGGGATCGCCATCGTCGCGGGTTGGATCATCGGCAAACTCAAACTCGAAGGATGGCTGCAGGATTGGGTTCGTGAAATCCATTCAGGAGCCAATGCCCCAACTGACTTTGCAGCAGAAAACCTTACCCTTCATGACCGCTATAAATTGGGCTTTGAAGCGGTGAAGGAGATTCTTGCCAAGGTCTGGCTATGGATCATCCTCGGTATTGGTGTTGGCGCTCTCATCCACGGTTATGTTCCGCAGGATTTGATGATTGACATTATGGGCGCTGATGCCTGGTGGTCGGTCCCGGTTGCCGTTGTGATGGGCGTTCCCCTTTACACCAATGCGGCAGGCGTCATTCCCATTGTCGAGGCATTGCTGGGCAAGGGGGCTGCGCTCGGGACCGTCCTTGCTTTCATGATGAGCGTGATCGCACTTTCGATGCCCGAGATGCTGATCCTCAGGCAAGTTCTGACGCTTCGCCTAATCGCGGTTTTCATTGCAGTGGTGAGCTGCGGCATATTGGCCGTCGGGTTCCTCTTCAACGCGATATTCTAG